Proteins from a genomic interval of Ignavibacteriota bacterium:
- a CDS encoding NifU family protein, with the protein MNEIAIQAQIISDDACQFIVDRAVADGSMYFDGIDSAQGSPLAEKLFEIKNVDGVLISNNVVKISKLGFEPWMPIAKQVGTLIREQIQSGVPAISDEMFAQLPGEDVIREKVQKLLQVEINPSVESHGGFVSLADVRKNDVYLVLGGGCQGCGMANQTLRSGIEKLIRVHIPEVGAIIDVTDHQSGTNPYYRSN; encoded by the coding sequence ATGAACGAAATAGCAATTCAAGCACAAATAATTTCTGACGATGCATGTCAATTTATCGTTGACAGAGCGGTCGCTGACGGCTCAATGTATTTTGACGGAATTGACTCCGCACAAGGTTCTCCGCTCGCGGAGAAATTATTTGAAATAAAAAATGTTGACGGTGTTTTGATTTCAAACAACGTTGTGAAAATTTCCAAACTCGGATTTGAGCCGTGGATGCCGATCGCCAAGCAAGTCGGAACGCTGATTCGAGAGCAAATCCAATCCGGTGTTCCTGCAATTTCTGATGAAATGTTTGCTCAACTTCCAGGCGAAGATGTTATCAGAGAGAAAGTGCAGAAACTTCTTCAAGTTGAAATCAATCCATCGGTTGAGAGTCATGGAGGATTTGTTTCGTTGGCAGATGTCAGGAAGAATGATGTGTATCTTGTGCTCGGTGGCGGTTGTCAGGGATGTGGAATGGCAAATCAGACGTTAAGAAGCGGCATCGAAAAATTAATCAGGGTTCATATTCCTGAAGTCGGTGCAATCATAGATGTAACCGACCATCAAAGTGGAACGAATCCATATTATCGCTCGAACTGA
- the erpA gene encoding iron-sulfur cluster insertion protein ErpA — protein sequence MLETLTDTTIETKQEILITQKAINQIEEIRKKENLTSDFALRIGVKGGGCSGFSYVLGFDNEQHHYDKVLQSNGVTIYIDEKSLMYLAGTELDFQDGLNGKGFVFNNPNAAKTCGCGSSFAV from the coding sequence ATGTTGGAAACATTAACTGATACTACAATCGAAACTAAACAAGAAATTCTCATAACTCAAAAAGCCATAAATCAAATTGAAGAAATCAGAAAGAAAGAAAATCTTACTTCCGACTTTGCCTTGCGAATCGGGGTGAAGGGGGGAGGATGTTCGGGCTTTTCGTATGTGCTTGGCTTCGACAATGAACAGCATCACTACGACAAAGTACTTCAATCCAACGGCGTTACAATTTACATTGACGAGAAAAGTCTGATGTATCTTGCCGGAACAGAATTAGATTTTCAGGATGGATTGAACGGAAAAGGTTTTGTCTTCAACAACCCAAATGCGGCAAAGACGTGTGGGTGTGGAAGTTCGTTTGCAGTATAA
- a CDS encoding DUF59 domain-containing protein, whose product MEENVQVMTADEPQILSSIEKTIIEAQVVEAIRLCYDPEIPVNIYELGLIYGVDISDTAIVNVRMTLTTPHCPAAQTLPADVARRVKSVKGVNEVVVDIVWEPPWNPSMMTEAAKLELGFF is encoded by the coding sequence ATGGAAGAAAACGTACAAGTTATGACGGCTGATGAGCCGCAGATTCTCAGTTCAATCGAAAAAACAATCATCGAAGCGCAGGTCGTCGAGGCTATTCGTTTGTGCTACGACCCGGAAATCCCGGTCAACATTTATGAACTCGGTTTAATTTACGGAGTGGATATCAGCGACACGGCTATTGTTAATGTTCGAATGACATTAACGACGCCCCATTGCCCTGCCGCGCAAACGCTTCCTGCTGATGTCGCTCGCCGGGTGAAATCAGTGAAAGGTGTGAACGAGGTTGTTGTGGACATCGTATGGGAACCACCGTGGAATCCGAGCATGATGACCGAAGCGGCAAAACTTGAACTTGGATTTTTTTAA
- a CDS encoding SUF system NifU family Fe-S cluster assembly protein — translation MNPELKELYQEVILDHNKSPRNFRVMEDADRKIEGFNPLCGDHYVVYLKVRDGVVQDLSFTGSGCAISKASASVMSSIVKGKSVQEAELLFEKFHQLVMGDLNGEANAESLGKLIAFAGVSEFPARVKCASLAWHTLHTALTSNEEQVSTE, via the coding sequence TTGAATCCTGAATTGAAAGAATTATATCAGGAAGTAATTCTTGACCACAATAAAAGTCCGCGCAACTTCCGTGTGATGGAAGATGCCGATAGAAAAATAGAAGGATTCAATCCGTTGTGCGGCGACCATTATGTTGTGTATCTCAAAGTCAGAGATGGTGTTGTTCAGGATTTGAGTTTTACAGGTTCCGGTTGCGCAATTTCGAAGGCATCGGCATCGGTGATGAGTTCCATCGTCAAAGGAAAATCAGTGCAGGAAGCAGAACTACTCTTTGAGAAATTCCATCAATTAGTAATGGGTGACTTGAATGGTGAAGCAAATGCTGAGTCATTGGGAAAACTCATTGCGTTCGCAGGTGTTTCAGAATTTCCCGCACGGGTGAAATGTGCAAGTCTTGCATGGCACACGCTTCACACCGCTCTTACATCAAACGAAGAACAAGTTTCAACAGAATAA
- a CDS encoding cysteine desulfurase, translating to MISTQTQPTKLTFDVVKIRKDFPILSQQVHGKALVYLDNAATSQKPQVVIDSLVRYYTEFNSNVHRGVHLLSEQATKAYEESRVKVQRYINAKRSEEIIFTRGTTEGINLVAQSFGRANIHEGDEIIISGMEHHSNIVPWQMLCAEKKATLRVIPIDDNGEIILDEYVKLFNDKTRFAAYTHVSNALGTVNPIKHMIETAHAHNVPVLIDGAQAIPHLRIDVQELDYDFYVFSSHKMFGPTGIGVVYGKKSLLETMPPYQGGGDMIKSVTFEKTIYNDLPYKFEAGTPNIADTIAFGVAIDYLNSLDFEAIHDYEQELLEYATEKLSTVNGLTIIGTAREKAGVVSFTLDGIHPHDIGTILDTEGIAIRTGHHCAQLVMQRFCVPATARASFAFYNTKNEIDALVDGINKVKEIFS from the coding sequence ATGATTAGCACTCAAACACAACCAACGAAATTGACGTTTGATGTTGTGAAAATCAGGAAGGATTTTCCGATACTCAGTCAACAAGTTCACGGCAAAGCGCTTGTATATCTCGATAACGCGGCGACAAGTCAGAAGCCGCAAGTGGTTATTGATTCTCTTGTTCGGTATTACACAGAGTTCAATTCCAATGTTCATCGCGGTGTGCATCTGTTAAGCGAACAGGCAACGAAGGCGTATGAAGAATCAAGAGTGAAGGTTCAACGATACATCAATGCCAAGCGAAGCGAGGAAATTATTTTCACTCGCGGAACAACTGAAGGAATCAATCTCGTTGCTCAATCTTTTGGACGAGCGAATATTCATGAAGGAGATGAGATTATTATTTCAGGAATGGAACATCACTCCAACATCGTTCCATGGCAAATGTTATGCGCTGAGAAAAAAGCGACGCTACGGGTTATCCCGATTGATGATAACGGCGAAATCATTCTTGATGAGTACGTGAAGTTGTTCAATGATAAGACAAGATTCGCGGCGTACACACATGTTTCAAATGCACTCGGCACTGTCAATCCAATCAAACATATGATTGAAACCGCGCACGCGCATAATGTTCCGGTTTTGATTGACGGCGCGCAGGCAATTCCTCATTTAAGAATTGACGTTCAGGAATTAGATTACGATTTCTATGTCTTCTCAAGTCATAAAATGTTTGGTCCGACCGGAATCGGAGTTGTGTACGGAAAGAAATCGCTTCTTGAAACTATGCCGCCGTATCAGGGCGGAGGAGATATGATTAAGTCAGTAACGTTCGAGAAAACGATTTACAATGATTTGCCCTATAAGTTTGAAGCAGGGACGCCGAATATTGCAGATACAATCGCCTTTGGAGTTGCAATTGATTATCTGAACTCGCTCGATTTTGAAGCGATTCATGACTATGAACAGGAACTCCTCGAATATGCAACCGAGAAATTATCAACAGTGAATGGTTTGACAATCATCGGAACTGCACGAGAGAAAGCCGGAGTAGTTTCGTTCACCCTCGATGGAATTCATCCGCACGACATCGGGACAATTCTCGATACAGAAGGAATTGCTATCCGCACAGGACATCATTGCGCACAACTGGTGATGCAACGATTTTGTGTTCCTGCAACAGCGCGAGCGTCGTTTGCATTTTATAACACAAAAAACGAAATAGATGCATTGGTTGACGGTATCAACAAAGTGAAGGAGATTTTCAGTTGA
- the sufD gene encoding Fe-S cluster assembly protein SufD has product MTESVQHSWVKSNFEQFEKSLNGESTSSLHALRRSALETFERLGFPTNRNEEWRFTNVSQIAKTNFKSPQKSNVASVSKKDIEEFIIEKASSQFLVFVDGFFAEELSSLHTLSDGVVIENLSVAIQSLKAIQHLGSLAKPEENPFNALNAAFIQDGVFISIPDNIVIEKPIYCLFLSSENDSPVTIHPRNLILAGKQSKCSVVEYYSCLKENVYFTNTITEILLDEGAIINHTKLQRESAQSFHIGTTQVYQKAASNFISNSIALGGTIARNNILSKLDGEGSECTLNGLSLATGQQLIDNHTTIDHAKPNCPSHELYKSILDQKSRGVFNGKIFVRKDAQKTDAKQTNKTLLLSDEATIDTKPQLEIFADDVKCTHGATVGQLDANQIFYLRSRGFSKEQARDTLTTAFANDVIDRINNEQLREKLYPMIFEKLHSGRQIVQPV; this is encoded by the coding sequence ATGACAGAATCAGTTCAACATAGTTGGGTGAAATCAAACTTCGAGCAGTTTGAAAAAAGTCTGAACGGTGAATCAACGTCGTCGCTTCATGCACTCAGACGTTCTGCTCTTGAGACATTCGAGCGATTGGGATTTCCAACAAACCGAAATGAAGAATGGCGATTCACGAACGTTTCTCAAATTGCAAAGACGAATTTCAAATCGCCGCAAAAATCAAATGTCGCTTCTGTCAGCAAGAAAGACATCGAAGAATTCATTATTGAAAAAGCATCGTCTCAATTTTTAGTATTTGTTGATGGATTCTTTGCTGAAGAATTATCATCGCTTCATACGCTATCGGATGGTGTTGTGATAGAAAATCTATCCGTCGCAATTCAATCTCTTAAAGCGATACAGCATCTCGGCTCCCTTGCAAAACCGGAAGAGAATCCGTTCAATGCCTTGAACGCGGCATTCATTCAGGACGGAGTTTTTATTTCAATTCCCGATAATATTGTAATTGAAAAACCAATTTATTGTCTCTTTCTTTCATCAGAAAATGATTCGCCCGTAACGATTCATCCGCGAAATCTCATTCTTGCAGGCAAACAGAGCAAATGCAGTGTCGTTGAGTATTATTCTTGCCTGAAAGAAAATGTTTACTTCACAAACACTATCACAGAAATACTTCTCGATGAAGGTGCGATTATCAATCACACAAAATTACAACGAGAAAGTGCGCAGTCGTTTCATATCGGAACAACGCAAGTCTATCAAAAAGCGGCAAGTAATTTTATATCGAACTCGATTGCACTTGGCGGAACAATTGCTCGGAATAATATTCTTTCCAAGTTAGACGGCGAGGGGAGTGAATGTACATTGAACGGGCTGTCGTTGGCAACAGGTCAGCAGTTGATTGATAATCACACAACGATTGACCATGCAAAACCAAACTGTCCGAGCCATGAATTGTACAAATCAATTCTTGACCAAAAGTCACGCGGCGTATTTAACGGAAAAATCTTTGTCAGGAAAGATGCTCAGAAGACAGACGCGAAACAGACGAACAAAACTCTCTTACTTTCTGATGAGGCGACGATTGACACAAAACCTCAACTTGAAATATTTGCAGACGATGTAAAATGTACGCACGGCGCAACGGTCGGACAACTCGATGCTAATCAGATCTTTTATTTGCGGTCGCGTGGCTTCAGCAAAGAACAGGCACGGGATACACTAACAACCGCATTTGCAAATGACGTGATTGACAGAATCAACAACGAACAACTTCGTGAGAAACTGTACCCGATGATTTTTGAAAAACTCCATAGCGGAAGACAAATTGTACAACCTGTCTGA
- the sufC gene encoding Fe-S cluster assembly ATPase SufC translates to MLEVKNLHATINGKEILKGVNLTVNAGEVHAIMGPNGSGKSTLAQVLAGREMYDVNEGEVLFNGKNILDMDPEERAREGMFLAFQYPIEIPGVSNTYFLKAGLNEIRKHRGLEPLDAVEFLALVREKLKVLHLTENLLSRAVNEGFSGGEKKRNEIFQMAVLEPKLAILDETDSGLDIDALRDVADGVNKLRRADNATIVVTHYQRLLNYIVPDFVHVLQNGQITLSGGKELALELEEKGYDWVKEEAHAA, encoded by the coding sequence ATGTTAGAAGTAAAAAATCTCCACGCCACAATCAATGGCAAAGAAATATTAAAAGGTGTGAACTTAACCGTGAACGCGGGGGAAGTTCATGCAATTATGGGACCAAACGGTTCGGGAAAAAGTACGCTTGCACAGGTCCTTGCCGGACGTGAAATGTATGATGTAAATGAAGGCGAAGTGCTCTTCAACGGAAAGAATATTTTAGATATGGATCCGGAAGAGCGGGCGAGAGAAGGAATGTTCCTCGCGTTTCAATACCCTATTGAAATTCCCGGCGTGAGCAATACATATTTTCTCAAAGCAGGATTGAATGAAATCCGAAAACATCGCGGACTCGAACCGCTTGATGCAGTAGAGTTTCTCGCACTTGTTCGGGAAAAGTTGAAAGTTCTTCATCTGACTGAAAACTTACTCAGCCGTGCAGTGAACGAAGGATTTTCCGGCGGTGAAAAAAAGCGTAACGAAATTTTTCAAATGGCAGTGCTTGAACCGAAACTTGCCATTCTTGACGAGACAGATTCCGGGCTTGATATTGATGCGCTTCGAGATGTTGCCGATGGCGTCAACAAACTTCGTCGTGCTGACAATGCGACAATTGTTGTAACACACTATCAACGATTGCTCAATTACATCGTTCCTGATTTTGTGCATGTGTTGCAGAACGGTCAGATAACGCTTTCAGGCGGGAAAGAACTTGCGCTTGAACTCGAAGAAAAGGGATATGATTGGGTAAAAGAGGAAGCGCACGCCGCATGA
- the sufB gene encoding Fe-S cluster assembly protein SufB → MSTETPTIESLAIQEYKYGFITDIETETAPRGLNEDIIKLISFKKGEPRWLLDWRLKAYRHWLTMEEPKWHNVHYPKIDYQDIIYYAAPKQKVKPNSLEDIDPEIRRTYEKLGIPLVEQMRLAGVAVDAVFDSVSVATTFKEKLKSLGVIFCSFSEAVQEYPDLIKKYLGTIVPYTDNYFAALNSAVFTDGSFCYVPKGVRCPMELSTYFRINTADTGQFERTLIVADDASYVSYLEGCTAPIRDTNQLHAAVVELVALDNAQIKYSTVQNWYPGDKEGKGGIYNFVTKRGKCAGVNSKISWTQVETGSAITWKYPSCILQGDNSVGEFYSVAVANNYQQADTGTKMMHIGKNTRSTIVSKGISAGFGQNSYRGLVQVHRNAENARNFSQCDSLLIGDKCGAHTFPYIEVKNTSSTVEHEASTSKIGEDQIFYCKQRGLSTEDSVNMIVNGFCKEVFRELPMEFAVEAQKLLGISLEGSVG, encoded by the coding sequence ATGTCAACCGAAACTCCGACAATTGAATCGTTAGCGATTCAGGAATACAAATACGGTTTCATCACCGACATTGAGACGGAAACTGCGCCACGTGGTTTGAATGAAGACATCATCAAGTTAATTTCGTTCAAGAAAGGTGAGCCGCGTTGGTTGCTTGATTGGCGATTGAAAGCGTATCGTCATTGGTTAACGATGGAAGAACCGAAGTGGCACAATGTTCACTATCCGAAGATTGACTATCAGGATATAATTTACTACGCTGCGCCAAAACAAAAAGTCAAACCAAATAGTCTCGAAGACATTGACCCGGAAATCAGAAGAACGTATGAGAAACTTGGAATTCCACTTGTTGAACAAATGCGCCTTGCAGGAGTCGCAGTTGATGCTGTGTTCGATAGTGTTTCTGTCGCAACGACATTCAAAGAAAAACTTAAATCGCTTGGTGTGATTTTCTGTTCGTTCTCGGAAGCAGTTCAGGAATATCCTGATTTGATAAAAAAATATCTCGGGACTATTGTACCGTACACAGATAATTATTTTGCTGCCCTGAACTCAGCCGTGTTTACCGATGGCTCGTTCTGTTATGTTCCAAAAGGCGTTCGATGTCCGATGGAACTTTCGACCTATTTCAGAATCAACACTGCAGACACAGGACAGTTCGAGCGTACATTGATTGTCGCCGATGATGCAAGTTACGTCAGTTATCTTGAAGGATGCACCGCGCCGATTCGGGACACGAATCAATTACACGCGGCGGTTGTTGAATTGGTTGCACTTGATAATGCTCAAATTAAATATTCGACGGTGCAAAATTGGTATCCGGGTGACAAAGAAGGGAAGGGCGGAATTTATAATTTTGTAACGAAGCGCGGCAAGTGTGCAGGCGTCAATTCAAAAATTTCATGGACTCAGGTTGAAACCGGTTCGGCAATTACGTGGAAATATCCGAGTTGTATTTTGCAGGGAGATAATTCAGTTGGCGAGTTTTACTCTGTCGCTGTTGCGAACAATTATCAGCAAGCGGATACCGGAACGAAGATGATGCACATCGGAAAGAATACGCGAAGTACAATCGTCTCAAAAGGTATCTCTGCCGGATTTGGACAAAACTCGTATCGTGGCTTGGTTCAGGTTCACAGGAACGCGGAAAACGCGAGAAATTTTTCTCAATGCGATTCGCTCCTCATCGGAGATAAATGTGGCGCGCACACGTTTCCGTATATTGAAGTGAAAAATACTTCTTCAACTGTTGAGCATGAAGCGTCCACATCAAAGATTGGTGAAGACCAAATATTTTACTGCAAACAGCGCGGCTTATCAACGGAAGATTCCGTGAACATGATTGTAAACGGCTTCTGCAAAGAAGTCTTCCGCGAACTTCCGATGGAATTTGCTGTTGAAGCGCAGAAACTATTGGGGATAAGTTTGGAAGGAAGTGTCGGCTGA
- a CDS encoding IscS subfamily cysteine desulfurase — MKTPIYMDYHATTPVDKRVLDAMLPYFSEKFGNAASRQYSFGWIADEAVESSRAMIAKLIGAQTREVVFTSSSTESNNLAIKGIAEAWRQKGNHIITVQTEHKSVLDVCKRLEKYGFEVTYLPVDSDGVLDLQQLFDTFTPKTILVSVMTANNEIGVIQQITEIGKMCRQKNVFFHTDATQAIGYLNMNVEKMNVDLMSFNAHKIYGPKGIGALYVRNANPKVKLAMQMDGGGHERGMRSGTLNVPGIVGLAKAMELCSIEREVEVGRLSFLRDKMYTTFKSELEEVYLNGSHEQRLPHNLNLSFLHVDNNALMMSMKDVALSTGAACSTADPEPSHVLKALHLPNEQLHSAVRFSLGRFTTDEEVDYVIHRTIENVQKLRKLSPHYHKFAETTI, encoded by the coding sequence ATGAAAACTCCAATCTACATGGACTATCATGCAACAACGCCGGTGGATAAACGAGTGCTTGATGCGATGCTTCCGTATTTTTCTGAGAAGTTTGGAAACGCGGCAAGTCGTCAATACAGTTTTGGTTGGATTGCCGATGAAGCGGTGGAATCATCTAGAGCGATGATTGCCAAACTCATTGGTGCGCAGACGAGAGAAGTTGTCTTCACAAGTTCTTCAACTGAATCAAACAATCTTGCTATAAAAGGAATTGCAGAAGCGTGGAGACAGAAGGGGAATCATATCATCACTGTTCAAACTGAGCATAAATCTGTCTTAGATGTTTGCAAGCGATTAGAAAAATATGGTTTTGAAGTAACATATCTTCCTGTTGATAGTGATGGAGTCCTTGATTTACAACAATTATTCGACACATTCACACCGAAAACTATTTTAGTTTCCGTTATGACTGCCAATAACGAAATTGGAGTTATTCAGCAGATCACAGAAATCGGGAAAATGTGCAGACAAAAAAATGTGTTCTTCCATACTGATGCGACGCAGGCAATAGGTTATCTGAACATGAATGTTGAGAAGATGAATGTTGATTTGATGTCGTTCAACGCACACAAGATTTACGGACCGAAAGGAATTGGCGCGTTGTATGTTCGCAATGCAAATCCGAAAGTGAAACTTGCAATGCAAATGGATGGTGGCGGACATGAACGAGGAATGCGCTCAGGAACTTTGAACGTTCCGGGAATCGTCGGGCTTGCTAAAGCGATGGAACTTTGCTCTATCGAACGAGAAGTGGAAGTTGGCAGATTGAGTTTCTTGCGAGATAAAATGTACACAACATTCAAAAGCGAACTTGAAGAAGTGTATCTCAATGGTTCTCACGAACAACGACTACCACACAACCTCAATCTAAGTTTTTTACATGTTGATAATAACGCCTTGATGATGAGCATGAAGGACGTTGCATTATCAACCGGCGCCGCGTGTAGCACTGCCGACCCCGAACCTTCTCATGTACTCAAAGCGCTTCATCTCCCGAACGAGCAACTTCATTCAGCGGTTCGATTTAGTTTGGGAAGATTTACTACAGATGAAGAAGTTGATTACGTCATACATCGAACAATCGAAAATGTGCAAAAGTTGAGAAAATTATCTCCGCATTATCACAAATTTGCTGAAACAACTATCTGA
- a CDS encoding Rrf2 family transcriptional regulator: MFQLSKRVEYGLIAIRHMAKGQSGQIFTAKEISERYNLPYDLLAKVMQKLAKRGFISSYQGVRGGYTFSKNPSSMTIASIIDAIEDKPLVALMQCEIEAPENCIIHGMCTIKDPLMKLQGNINKMISEMTVMELVV; this comes from the coding sequence GTGTTTCAGTTATCAAAGCGTGTAGAATATGGGTTGATTGCAATTCGCCACATGGCGAAGGGTCAATCAGGACAAATTTTTACTGCGAAAGAAATTTCCGAGCGGTATAACTTGCCGTACGACCTGCTTGCCAAAGTTATGCAGAAGTTGGCAAAGCGGGGATTTATTTCTTCGTACCAAGGTGTGCGTGGCGGCTACACGTTTTCCAAAAATCCATCTTCGATGACGATTGCTTCAATCATTGATGCGATTGAAGATAAACCGCTGGTTGCACTCATGCAATGCGAAATTGAAGCGCCGGAGAATTGTATCATTCACGGAATGTGCACCATCAAAGACCCGTTGATGAAATTGCAAGGAAACATCAATAAGATGATTTCCGAAATGACAGTGATGGAGTTAGTGGTATGA
- a CDS encoding ribulose-phosphate 3-epimerase: MKINPQSAIRKPKSIIVAPSLLSADFRHLEKQIRLVEKGGADWLHLDIMDGHFVPNITFGPMLVKTVSSISKLPLDTHLMIEKPERYIEAFKQAGSDILTVHVETCPHLHRTIQQIKSFGMKAGVALNPSTSAKAIEEIIEDVDLVLVMTVNPGFGGQKFIASMLKKVERVSSMMKSSRQYLEVDGGVDSTTAPALIKAGANVLVSGNAIFSQKDIPQAVNLIKRIPT; this comes from the coding sequence ATGAAAATCAATCCGCAATCAGCAATTCGTAAACCGAAATCAATCATAGTGGCTCCTTCACTTCTCTCAGCCGATTTCCGTCATCTCGAAAAGCAAATCCGGTTGGTCGAAAAAGGCGGAGCCGATTGGCTTCATCTTGATATTATGGATGGACATTTCGTTCCCAACATAACATTCGGACCGATGCTGGTAAAAACAGTCAGCTCGATTTCCAAACTTCCGCTTGACACTCATTTGATGATTGAAAAACCCGAACGATATATCGAAGCATTCAAGCAGGCAGGTAGCGATATTCTCACAGTTCATGTCGAAACATGTCCACATCTGCATCGGACAATTCAGCAGATTAAATCATTTGGGATGAAAGCAGGTGTTGCGCTCAATCCATCTACCTCAGCCAAAGCGATTGAAGAAATCATTGAAGATGTAGATTTGGTTCTTGTCATGACAGTCAATCCGGGTTTTGGAGGGCAGAAATTTATCGCCTCAATGTTAAAGAAGGTGGAGAGAGTTTCTTCGATGATGAAATCATCAAGACAGTACTTAGAAGTTGATGGCGGCGTTGATTCTACCACGGCACCTGCATTAATTAAAGCCGGTGCAAATGTATTAGTTTCCGGAAATGCTATTTTCTCTCAGAAGGATATTCCTCAGGCGGTCAATCTCATTAAGAGAATTCCCACATAA
- a CDS encoding PASTA domain-containing protein produces MKKIKEIITKQRIKKALLIFALFLTFFFLFNELLMPWYVGQREEVMVPSVIGKPKDEAINILTTAGLDPREGDVLNDPQYPLGSVISQNPLEGKFVRKNRRVYLTLSGGERHVTVPNLRGRTFRDAKFQLESVGLKLGEVVRQGSDEYPENTVINQSISPRQSIKRGKHISLIVSRGRLSEKIAVPDLVNKTLTEATEVLTTLGLIVGKVTYQSLPDVLPNTIVDQFPRAGEMVRLDEAIDLFVAQESTKQAEGEEN; encoded by the coding sequence TTGAAAAAGATAAAAGAAATTATTACCAAACAAAGAATTAAAAAAGCGCTTCTCATATTCGCTTTGTTTCTTACATTCTTTTTTCTCTTTAATGAGTTGTTGATGCCCTGGTATGTCGGTCAGCGAGAGGAGGTCATGGTTCCCTCGGTGATTGGCAAGCCGAAAGATGAAGCGATTAACATACTTACCACTGCCGGACTTGACCCCCGTGAAGGGGATGTTCTTAATGACCCGCAATATCCGCTCGGTTCGGTCATCAGTCAAAATCCTCTCGAAGGAAAATTTGTCCGAAAAAATCGTCGTGTGTATTTAACGTTGAGCGGTGGCGAACGACACGTTACTGTTCCCAATCTTCGGGGGAGAACTTTTCGCGATGCAAAATTTCAACTTGAAAGTGTGGGGTTGAAATTGGGAGAAGTAGTTCGTCAAGGTTCTGACGAATACCCGGAGAATACTGTTATTAATCAGTCTATTTCTCCTCGTCAAAGTATCAAACGAGGAAAACATATTTCACTTATCGTTAGTCGCGGGCGTCTCTCAGAAAAAATTGCCGTGCCGGATTTGGTAAACAAAACCTTAACCGAGGCGACGGAAGTTCTCACTACGCTTGGACTAATTGTTGGAAAGGTAACATACCAATCTCTCCCTGATGTTTTACCTAACACTATCGTTGACCAATTTCCCCGTGCTGGTGAAATGGTTCGGCTTGATGAAGCAATTGATTTATTTGTCGCTCAGGAAAGTACAAAGCAAGCAGAAGGAGAGGAAAATTAA